CCTTATCATTCCTTACTAACAAAATAACGCAAATAAGAGTATCAACAATTCACATGGCCAAACAATGTAATATTGGAGTTCATTTACTCCAAATTCCTCAACCAGTTCTAATTTATATATAAATCGGAATAATATAAATTATCAATTACAAAGTCTAACCATCTATAATTTTTGCATCACCAAATGAAAACAAATATCTAAGCATTTAATCTTTCACAAAAGAGTTTATGGCAACCATGATTACCAATGTTTGGTAACAAAATGTTTGTTAAGCAAATTCGTCCACTATTTTTAAAAACCAGAATCAGAACTATGAACAATTCCAATACAAGGTAACAAAGGTCTCTTTAACATACAAAATTTAAATGACAAATCTGTCTTTCAtggtaaaaaacaaaaaaaaaactaatttaagAACAGCTGAAGCTTAAATCATCCTCTTTCATATTAAATATTGATACAAATTAAGTCGgcgcaaaacttaaaacacattTTTATGAAGAACAAAGTCCTACCacataaaaaaaatcaataaCTAAAACTCTAAACATTCCTAAATTAACTTGAAATAACAGATATGAACAGTAAACATAGCTCTAGCATCGAAAGGTCATAACATaccaaatacaaaataaaataaaaggaaaacatacCTAAAGTATGGAAAGTCAATTAATAAACAAACGAATGTTTGACATGAACAACGAAACTCAGCAGAAAAGCCCAACAATCACAGCTCTACTCTAATCAAACAGCAAAACTGAAGCGAGTGAATCCAGCCAAATGAATAGATCCGCAACAGAGGATTTCAACCGAAATTTCCTTTTATTTTGGAAAACAAGACTAAAATCGGGAAAATCCAAAAGTGTAAACCAAAGAAGAAGAACTCTTTAACCCCCTTTTTAGCTTTACATTTCGAAAATGCTTCTGTTTCTATctcttttttctgttttcttccttcTCTTTGTGTGTGCGCGCGTTTCTTTCCCTTTCTATCTTGAGAAAAACGAAGAAGATATCAAAAGGGTAAAGCTTTATTAAGAGATGGGGAACATGGGTCACAGTTGCTCCTCTTTTGAGTGTGAGCTTTTCTTGGAAATgaagatggagaagaagaagctctAGAGGGATGCGTCGTTTCTTCAGGGGTAAAAATCTAGGAGCTCTTGATTTTTTCTATCTCTATCCTAGGGTGTAGGTCTAGGGTTTTAATTAAAGAAAGGGGTAAAACGGGCCGGGCAGGCGGGTCGGGTAGGAAGATTGGGTATTGTGTTTGGGCTTGGGTAATTATTTGGGCTGATTTTGGCTTTAAAAAGGCCCCAAATTCCGAATTTAAACCCAATTAATTAAGCtccttatttctttttcttttctttttctttagttaAAAATCCTAGAAATTAAAATCCTAGTTTatctaaaaatgtgaaattaaactaattaactaattataaaaattataaaagttacttaatcctaaattaaaagagaaaaaatcaataaaaggaaaaagtgtaaaaatgaagcatttttttgtaatttaaattttataaaataaataattactgGTTAATTCTAAAAAggtaaaaacaaatcctaaatgcaatgcatgatattttggtatttttcatgatttaaataaaacttaaacatgcacaaaaatacaaacaattaaataaaattctacaaaaattcctaaaagggcaaatatttaacaaaaatctattttcttgggattttataggagtatttcgtatagggcaaaaatcacgtgctcacagattgtcgttgtttctttcttcttcttctttttttccttattttttttatattgttGAATTGGGCCTTATGTAATCCACGACCATTCGCGCGGAGACTTTGTATAAAGAAGAATTTTTCGCTGTTATTTGTCTTGCATTCTACCCTTGTTTTCGTTTCGCGTGATTTCGGCGCGAGATAGATTCCCGCACGGCGAGTCCCTATATTTTTGCACTTTCTCATAGTCCTTGGCCTTAGGAATATTTCTCATTTTCTCTTTGGCGATGGTTtatggccttaaaggatgtttatcaaaatattaactcgtcgccgttcgatcgagatcagactcttctttttggcgaaggcccttggccttattgggtgttatttcgactaatcaaaatgttaacccgtcgtcgttcgatcgaggtcgaactcttctttttggcgaaggcccttggccttaaagggtgttatttcgaacttatcaaaatagtaactcgtcgtcgttcgatcgaggtcgaacacttctttttggcgaaggcccttggccttaaagggtgttatttcgaacttatcaaaatagtaacccatcgtcgttcgatcgaggtcgaactcttctttttggcgaaggaccttggccttgaagggtgttattttgaactttatcaaaatagtaacccgtcgtcgttcgatcgaggtcaaactattctttttggcgaaggccctttgccttaaagggtgttattttgaacttatcgaaatagtaacccgttgtcgttcgatcgaggtcgaactcttctttttggcgaaggcccttggccttaaagggtgttatttcaaacttatcgaaatagtaacccgtcgttattcgatcaaggtcaaacttttcttttttggcaaaggtcattggccttaaagggtaatattttgaacttatcgaaatagtaacccattgtcgttcgatcgaggtcgaactcttctttttggcaaaggcccttagccttaaaggtgttatttcgaacttatcgaaatagtaacccgtcgtcgtttgatcgaggtctaaatcttctttttagtgaaggcccttggccttaaaaggtgttatttcgaactaatcgaaatagtaacccgtcgtcattcgatcgaggtcgaactcttctttttggcgaaggcccttggccttaaagggtgttatttcgaacttatcgaaatagtaacccgtcatcgttcgatcgaggtcgaactctttttttggcgaaggcccttgaccttaaaggatgttatttcgaacttatcaaaatagtctcccgtcgtcgttcgatcgaggtcgaactcttctttttggcgaaggctcttggccttaataGTCTCCAGTTTTTGGAGAATCAGACATCTTCTAGGGGAGTCCCAGTTCGTTTGACATTGCTTGCATCAGAGGGTGCAACGTCGGAGAGTACGAAACATTGCTGTTTCGCTTAGGTTCGTTTTGCGCACACATTGTAGTTTCCTTTTTTGACTCCTGCCTTCCGGCTTAGAGGTGTCACCAGCGGGCGGTATTTCGGTTGTTTTGTAGTAGTTTCTCGTTATTTAATTGAGATGTTTCTTTACTCACTCGCTCGCGCGACATTTGTGTTCCTGCTTGAGAAAAGAGCAGAAGGTGAGTTAAAATGATATTTTCCTTACCCATATCCGGTGGTCCGATGAAGGAGAGCAGGTTTGTAACGTTGTTCGTTTTGTTTGGCATTTCGATGGTTGATGGGGCGAGGATTTCTAAATTCGATGATTCTACTCAGCTCTCCTCCCCCTACTGTGCTGCGTCTTTGTCCCGCGTGGGTTGGGTTTTGCCTTAGCGCTCTTTTCGGTGGGTAATCGTATTTCTTGTCTTTGATGTGGGAGAGACTgggaaatttcactaagaaatccccacagacggcgccaaattgtttgactcaaaagatatcggaacctttttgaataaatcaatcaaagaaaatgaaggggtaaatcttagtcaaacataataaATTCCATATCAAAGAGCTAATAGAATAGATAGTGTATAAGATGAAATAGTATAATTGATCCCATTGAAATTCTACATTGTGGCTCCAGTCAATCGATGGGAGAGGTAGCTTTACATATTTTTCTGCAGATTACTTCTTTCCTATAAAAATTGCAAGAAGAGCTTGGGAGAGAGAAAAGGAAGGAGATCGCCCCCTATCGAGGGTTTTTCCTTACTATATATAGTCAAGGCATCCTTGCCATTTACTTGGTTCGACGCTTTCTTGCACCAAGTGTGCCTTGGTCGTTCTTTAGACATTGCTCCTTCTGACTCGACGAGTATCGAGAATGGGATGTAGAGTGGGCCATGTTATCTTTTATTGCCCGGTCACTTGGACGGGACATTGGTCAGCTCGGTCGTAacagtcagattttgaccaatacaacaATAAGACTTTAATTTGATCATGACGGAGTCATTAAAACGATATGATAAGAACATCATTTATAAATACATGTAAGGTAAGGTATGACCGTATAACATGTTTATACCACATAATCAAAAGTGTTGCAATTAGAGACTAAAAGTTTATTACTTTTGTATGCATTTTGTTATACTTCACATAAGATACTCGTGCATCGCACGGACATAGAGACTAGTAAGTGtaaaatttgagaagtatgagACTTAAGGAATTgacttttttaaaaagtttttggTGCAAGTACATGTGTCAATTTAGATATTTTGCTTGTTAAAAAAAGAGCAACTATACTATGCAAAAAAAACAATTTAGAATTGCTGGAAAGGGAGCTGTCACTATGGGTGTTTATTGGGCCGGgctgacccgttttcagcccgcTTCAGCCCGCTACTGTTCACGTTGGGACGGGTTGGGCCGGGGGCCGGGTTGTGTACGTTCACGTTTAGACTAACGGTGCCCCGAACCCGTTAAGCCCGAATTTCCTTAACGGGCTGAACATGGGCTGCAGCCCGTTAGCAGCCCGGTTTCcgtttgaatttttttaattaaattggaCCGTTCCCAACGGTCTAATTCAGAAATGACCGTTGGGGAACGACCAGAAATTGCAGAAATGGCCAGTTTCACCCAATTTCGGCCCCCCCCATTAATAATATAGCCCTCCCACCCCAAAATCTATAAATAGccccccttcttcttcattttttctcacaaattcactctcttactattctaattctctctcaagtatcaaactctcaattctctcttgatattatagttcttaaattctcaaatctcaaattcttaattatttattatttcaagtttcatcaattatttagtttagccattacaaaattattattattgtgagcacgtgatttttgcctcacgaaaactactccaaaataaatcaaaaataaaataaatttcttttactgtgcaatttttgaattcgcgtggtgtttgttaaatatttgtcttatatacgtaaatgtttactttgtcataacaaaatgaaaattaaaataaaaatatatgtttcatgcatatctaggatttaattatgcatttaataattgattcaaaataaaatcacaaaatatgcatttgttctattttaaatatttcactgtgTAATTAATGTTtggtctatgtgttaaataattgttaaaaggtgATTAATATCTTTGgaagggtaatttttgtttttataattttaattaagattttaatgattaataataaaattagaaaataaaaaatacaagttgtaaaatgaaaatcggacctggattaaaatccaggcccaaatcaagttaccccccccccacagcccaggtccggtccaattcaaacgagtcaaaacgacagcgtttggtcgtagtttatcagggaccgttggatcaaatccaaccaacggtcgagatctcatcaccctaacccataatctttacccgaccctttgacccgatccagcctgacccccgaatttcaaccaaacgacaatgtttggttaagtggattgatctcaaccgtgcatcttaattgatctgacggatgagatcaatccaccccacccctatataaggcccaaacccctaccccggcccctaactgaacaccccccccctcctctctactgttcatcatcccttcctaaaccaaacccctaaccctagccgcccttattcctcaccgcctgaaacccggcggcatcaacgccgccggtcaccaccttaacaccccagaaccccctgaacaccctctatccgaatatgttatccgcttggctcgaatctccctgaaggttctcgaatcttcatttgaagattcgagccaaactcagatctaaaccaaacagcccctagttaacaccaaatcacccctaggcttccctcacccttgtgtcgtcttTGTTTCCCTTCGAATCTACCCGGAAATGTTCGaatttaaaatccaagatctgaaaccctaaatttccaatcttggaatctttttcaatACAAatgaaggattgaggtttaatcgaccttagtcaaagtattttcagttgaaaatacttcgactaaggtctgtttgatttcaaacagaCAAAAGTCAAGTGGAATTctagtctgaataaatttgaaggattcagaggtatttttctatttcttttgtgtattctacgtgtatttttgtttgttttaataacctgttaatttttcatattttttgtttgattaattctgtcatttttgtcCCATACCCGTATGTctgatcaaataaatgaattgtttctgttggttatgtttgttcacaatgtgtgtaatcgactcgattaaattcgtcgattagttacattatgaattctcgtttgtgataatactgattgaaataatctgtttctatagactgtttgttgacaattgttgaagataatcagtttgattaatACTCATCAGATTAAATCATCCTCGATTATATTTCAATAAGTCTGTCAAAAGAATGCTGCGTCTATGTTGAATTTTAAACCAGTTGGTtccagggcattgtcagtatattgacaatgctcctgtatttgtttgctttttagttcagttttgaatttcagttgaaataatcctgcatgttctgtgtaATGTTAGTGTGTTTTATTCAGGTTCAGTATTCAATTGAGAATCCTCTGTTTAAATTCAATTCTTGTGAATAAATGTGATATACTGTCtcaaatcataggattggttatagctgtgagAACAGATTGTAGAATCTGTTCTGATTTTTTCGTATAAAGACAGTAAAAAATAGTAGGTCAGGGgtatttctgggaatgaaacagtaaaaacagtgtgttaatgctagtgtattataatgaaatgttagtggctatagtttaagataataatggggaacaagggataatggggctgcttaaaatcaggataagatcatttaaagtattcaaaagcagtttttaatggaactttctgattttaaaagaagaagggggtccaagaagcactaaaaGGAAATAGGACAGACATGTATAAGTACAGGGACTGGAAATTTGAAAAGGTatcagattttaagagggaatttggagagagaaatcagttttcagacagagaTTTTAAGGGAGAGTTTTTCAGAGAGTTTTTTAAGAGAGGCTGATTTTTAAGCATTAGGgaatacacacagaaatacatatacatttgagaaaaacagaaagaaagaaagagaaatagaatcagaaacagaaatctgagaggaaggaagaaaaatatcaaaagaaacagaaaatagaacaccCGCATACACACAGAATCTGAAACAgataatagaaaagaaagaaggaaaaactgAAACAGTGTTTCTGGAATCTGTCCTGGTTTGTTTGTCAacattgtttggtttaaatttgGAATTCTTCTTAAATTTCTGTTACTGCTCGTCTGGTTTCACGggttttattattgctcaaatctggggaaatactgctattctgctgatttggttattgctgctactgctaaaatctacttcttctaccttcatttccaggtacatatttttaAGATTCATGTTGTGAAAAGAACATGGGAAGGAAAAATGAAGTTTGGGATGATAATTATGTTTTTTTTACTCATTCAAAGTTCGGtctaaatttcagctttgttttatgttgattaactagTAGTAAGTTCAATACGATGGCTATAAGTTAGTTGTCTTatttttgaaattcgtataaaagtttTGTAATACTGTTATCCGTTttgaaatctcattagtatagttatatttgaattgccAAGATAGGAAAATATAGCATAAAGAGTGGCCATTAACTAAGCTTTGTggcgttgttagttgaataaagagtagtatgaaaatgtcaaaaaccatattgctagtttattctaataCCTGATTTAGTTGTGGATTGAATGATGTAAGTTgtacgttcatatatggcatgataacaGGTATATATAGAACCATTAATGGATGGTGAATTGATATATCTCATCACGATGTTAAAGTGCTTTGAATGTTTCAGacgtacaactatgttgcatgtaaggcaatattattaatcgatttgtataataattccctttcttatcaatttgatgcctatttaccatatcttaaataaattaatttaatttcgcctattagattaaaaacaagtatatgagaatgagataGATGTATAAGCACAAATCGCAACATTTTATATCAagggtaagtagaaatagaatttgcattaaataaaataatgaaaattcttcaaaaatatctcttccctttataaatcattttttttagtttcacatGCAATTCATTTTtgggtatatacatatatatatatatatatatatatatatatattgtatttacgagaaaaTGGTATTCTAaatcacactttgtttattttactcctaaaatttgaatAGCTCGAAAGAATATAATTCGTATGTGGAGATATAATCAGCTGTAAACATTTAATaacttgtgaattcttttcaagaattcaagggtatcttaaatggagatttctctTGTTATAATAAACAATtggtggaaaatccataataccattaaaAATATTCCACGTAAGTAGGGATACGtccgcgtaacctgattatatctCTAAAAGAATATTCGGATTATGCGtccgcgcaacttcgaacaacaCTTGATAAAAATGAATTTCTTCggaaaatattaaattaatttcataaaacccgagatgtgcggttcactatttaagaaagacgaatattcttgattcggcatagttcgaaaataattattttaataaatatattatcaagattatcgtgtacacgtgcgcgtgacacaattccacattttttttaatttataacacgaatatacgtacgcgtgattcgattcaaagaagggcccTTAATCACAATCAGTATAaataaaagcggtaataaaattggGTAATAAATATGCATTTAGATCAAAGTCAAATATATGAtagttaagtgaccgtgctagaaccacggaattcgtaaatgcctaacaccttcttccggattaacagaattccttactcaggatttctggttcgcaaaataacaaacagagtcatattctcctcgattcagggattaaaaattggtgacttgggacgccttaaaattcccaggtggcgactctgaaacaaaaaatgaataaatcccgtttcgactgtccttaaattggagaaaactccctacgcaccttcgcaggcgcggtaaaaaggaggtgcgacaattattatcaaatatcaattattcaagtgaagtgtggtatcaattatcaagtattcaagtattatcaactatcaagtttcggtctatcaattgaattttgaattttgatatcaaaaattcaaaattagtgcGGCATAAGGAATCCTGGTACACTCGTTccatctctttctcttatttggtgtacacttattttattaattagtttcttaatttagttttttaatttaatttcttacttgaatttcttaatttaatttcttactttAATTTGTTACTTTAATTTATATAATGGATTTACTTAGAGCGGCCAAAAAAGCATGCACTAGAGGTGGTAGTaagaaaacttcaaaaagaacaagaggtggtgttggttcttctagtagctttacacatatttctgaaagttcaccaaaaaatttaaatgtagattatgaacgaatgcaagaaaattatggtgtagatgatgatttagatgctttgttagatgatattcaatcacCCGATAATCTTGACACACCACCACCTACACCTGGTAATGCTAGTCAAACTCAAAATGTTAGGGGTGCAGGTGCAACAAGTCGGCCTCCTCTCCATATTAAGAAGAATCGACGATTAAGAAGTAAGTGTTGGatgttttttgaaagactagaagataaaaaaaaaatatgtaaaatataaaatttgtagTGAACATTATAAACATGAGCCCGGTAAAGGAGGGGGAACGGGTCAACTTCGTAGGCATATGGAAGAGAAACACCCTCTTGAATGGGGAGTAGATGAGTTATCTGGGCAACAAAGACTTAACCCGAGTACTAGTGGGTTATTTGGGAAATACGATAGTAAGAAAGATCGGGAAGAATTAGCTAAAATGATTGTTttaggttgtttaccttttagttttgcttcttcaccgtatcttgttacttatattcaaagaatttataaccctatgtttaaaggtattcctagaagtacttgtagagctgatatctttaggctttttggacaatatcagacatatatacgttatttgttcgcaagtcttccttgtaaagtttctcttacttctgatattggtcgtgctgtgaatggaaatgattatttgactgttacatgccattggatagatgataatttttgtatgcaaaaacgtattattgcttttaaatatgatgaagatcaaagtcatactggtgcatttataagtaatactatacatgaagttgctatattttataatcttgcagaaaaagttttgtgtatgtcatttgataatgcttctaacaacactgctgctattacaatattaaaattgcatctacacccaccaattcctgaaatatttcatgttagatgtgcatgtcatatttataacttgattGTGAAGAGTGGCCTTGAATTATTTAGAGATGAAATTACTTTAATTAGGAGAGTTGTTGGtgtaattcaaggaaataatagaagtgctagattaaatgcatttaaggaaaaatgtgtacactatggactaaaaccaagactcatgcctgaagaaatagttactaggtGGAATTATACTTATTTGTTCTTAAGATGTTATTATAAATATAGAATGCCTATAACTGAATTTGCTAATTCTCATTGTACCGATCCTAACCGTTTGTTAACAGCTAGAACTTGGAAAGTCATTCATGATGTtatacaatttttacaaaaattttatgtggctacacttgagttttctggagcttattatcctaccatttcaaatggtttagttcatattgctgaaatttctcttttactacataatttgaagcagaaagaaggatatgctactgttgttgaatctatgctagataagtttaaaaagtatttctacccaattccctatatttacctaattggtgctattttaaaccctactgtcaaaatgataaagtgtcgccaattaattagagctttatatacttatatggatgttggcccaactgaaactcctgatattgacacttgtatttctgagctacacacacatttacaaactttatataattattatgctaacattgttgatgcttcttcggttgtagatgcaaatattccttcaactaatccttcaacatctggaacaactatggatgatgatgattgtgttcaagattatcagatttggtctacactaggagagcatcaacaaaccagtagcagaaatattgatgaactacaattctacttgcaaaagtcaccagagcccctcacaaaggattttctaccgctgagttggtggaggagcaactcaaatcaatttcctgttctttcggccatggctcgagacgtgctaaatgtgctgatttcaacagtcgcatcagagagcgcatttagccaagcaaggcaACAACTATGAGATATCCGTCATTCATTGGGCAGCAACGCTTTGGAAATTCTAGtgtgcttcagagattggataaTATCAGAACGGCGAAATCAAGGGCGTGACGAGGTAAACGAAGAGGAggaccaagaaattggagatataatggtttatggttCCGATTCAACCAATCCCGGAAACCAAGAACCTCATATTGACATGgaagaacttacaaaaatgatgcaaagcatgtgatgtactatttcttattttttataattattgtaaacttttaagttttaatttgcaagttcaaaaacaaataaaaaatcaaaaaagaacttgcaaattaatttgaaatattaaaaatataaatgaaagccTTCGGAGTTTGTTCCTTACATTTGCCTATTGGTCTTATactcttattaaataattttttgtagccacttactttccaatttcaattttataattataaaatacaaatttcaaatttaaaactttaaactttaaagtttaattctaacccttaaaagtttgcaaatacttaactatcaataacattgaataagaaaaataaaatttaaattaaaaaaagaaataaaattgaGCCCGGCCCGCCCGAGCCCTGTGAGCCCTAACCCGTACGGGCCCACGAAAACCCGAAAAATCCCAGCCCTATAACAGCCCGTTAACCCCAGCCCGCCCGCTAACCGAACGGGCTGGGTTTTTTCCTGTTCAACCCGTCCCAGCCCGCCCGATAAACACCTTAGCTGTCACCTTTGATTTGAAGTTAGGGGCCGTTTGGTTCAAGGTATTAGGTGAGTTATTCAAGTATAAATTTTGGGAATAAATTTATTTTGGTTGGAAATATTAGCTAAAAAAAGAATTATCATTAATTTTAGTATAACTTATctcatataaataaaaaaaatttagtaTAAGTTATCCCATAATTATAATCCAGAATATCTGTTTTAAGCCAAACGATGGATAGAAAATACTACTTATTGTCACGTGACAACCAAGTTTTCTGCGAAATTAGGGCACACAAAGATCCCAAAATTGGGGCACACCGAGATAGGGCGGAGCACCACCCGCAAACAAAATTGAAGATGGCGAGAATTGCTCTGCTGCGTTACTCTTCCAATGGTATTATTCCCAGCTTTATCTCCTTCTTTGCTAATTCCCATTCTGCTCCGGCAATTGCAATCAGATATTATTCTTCGCCTCATAGCAATATTGAGAATGTCAAGTGTTTAGATGATGCTGTGTGTCTCTTTCGTCGAATGATCAGTTCTCAGCCTTTTCCTTCTGTTTTTAGCTTCTCCAAATTATTAAAGACTATGGTAAATATGAAGCATTACTCTTCTGTTCTTTCCCTTTTTCGACAAATGCTGAAATCGAGTATCCCAATTGATGGTTTCATCTTGAATATAGCAATTAACAGTTATTGCCTAATGCATCGTTCTGACTGCGGATTTTCAATGTTAGCTATTTACTTGAAGAGTGGCATTCCATTTGATGTTATCACCTTTAGCACCTTACTAAGGGGACTCTTTGctgaaaataagataaaagatgcGGTTAACTTGTTCAAAAAGTTGGTGAGAGAGAATATTTGTGAGCCTGATGAAGTCATGTATTTAATTGTCATGAATGGGCTTAGTAAAATGGGCCATACTCAAAAAACATTCGATTTGCTTAGGGTAATGGAACAAGGAAGCACTAAGCCCAACACATACATCTACAACATTGTTATAGATGCTCTTTGCAAGGATAGAATGATAGATGATGCAATTAGCCTTTTTGAAGAGATGAAACAAAAAGGCATTCCTCCAGATGTTATCGCATATAGTTCATTGATTGATGGTCTTTGTAAATTTGGTCTGTGGGAGAAGGTTAGGACTTTGTTCTTCGAAATGGTAAATCTTAATATTTATCCAGATGTCCGCACCTTCAACATACTGATAGATGGGTTATGCAAAGAAGGAAAAGTTGAAGATGCTGTGGAGGTAATGCGA
This genomic stretch from Nicotiana sylvestris chromosome 9, ASM39365v2, whole genome shotgun sequence harbors:
- the LOC104223274 gene encoding putative pentatricopeptide repeat-containing protein At1g12700, mitochondrial, coding for MARIALLRYSSNGIIPSFISFFANSHSAPAIAIRYYSSPHSNIENVKCLDDAVCLFRRMISSQPFPSVFSFSKLLKTMVNMKHYSSVLSLFRQMLKSSIPIDGFILNIAINSYCLMHRSDCGFSMLAIYLKSGIPFDVITFSTLLRGLFAENKIKDAVNLFKKLVRENICEPDEVMYLIVMNGLSKMGHTQKTFDLLRVMEQGSTKPNTYIYNIVIDALCKDRMIDDAISLFEEMKQKGIPPDVIAYSSLIDGLCKFGLWEKVRTLFFEMVNLNIYPDVRTFNILIDGLCKEGKVEDAVEVMRHMNGKGVEPNVVTYNVIIDGYCLRGQMDRARSLFDSMIDKSIKPDIISYSTLINGYCKKKKLDEAMHLFYEISRNGPKPNIVTYNTILQGLFEVGRTDFAQRFFADMLSTGLGPDLCTNRILLRGYFQNGLIEKAMMLFHELERKREYTHIEFYSVVIDGLCKTGQLDRAHAIFEKLSLIGLFPDVVTYNIMINGFCLEGLLDEAKDMLRKMEENGCSPDNATYNIIVQGLLKFSKVTEMTTFLKEMNERGFSFDASTVELLIDVIAKHPSLLDMIPQFHLGNKK